One window of Brachybacterium ginsengisoli genomic DNA carries:
- a CDS encoding DUF3817 domain-containing protein, giving the protein MPAPRPLDEVAARTSFARFRVASIVEGIALLVLVVIMLMRYVVFGGDVPFTSVSPFWEQVSSVWSPIHGLIYMVYVVLGFDLWMKMRWGLGRMLLLMFFGVIPVLSFFGERWTHQKVEADLARRPTLQDEDRA; this is encoded by the coding sequence GTGCCCGCTCCCCGCCCCCTCGACGAAGTCGCCGCCAGGACCTCCTTCGCCCGCTTCCGCGTGGCCTCCATCGTGGAGGGCATCGCGCTGCTGGTGCTGGTCGTGATCATGCTGATGCGCTATGTGGTCTTCGGCGGCGACGTCCCGTTCACCTCGGTGTCCCCGTTCTGGGAGCAGGTCTCCTCGGTGTGGTCCCCGATCCACGGCCTGATCTACATGGTCTACGTGGTCCTCGGCTTCGACCTGTGGATGAAGATGCGCTGGGGCCTGGGACGGATGCTGCTGCTGATGTTCTTCGGCGTCATCCCCGTGCTCTCCTTCTTCGGCGAGCGCTGGACCCACCAGAAGGTCGAGGCCGACCTGGCCCGTCGACCCACCCTGCAGGACGAGGACCGGGCCTGA
- a CDS encoding acetate kinase, with protein sequence MADPTASRILVINSGSSSLKFQLLSPGDGVVHASGIVERVGQENGTAKIAADGKESTFEGPVADHKAAMTIVETLFGEVGLSLTDGSIRAVGHRVVQGGARYSEPVLIDEQVRWDIHDLGKLAPLHNYAAVDGIDGAMALLPDVPHIAVFDTAFFTGLPEAAATYALNREIATEYRVRRYGAHGTSHQYVSRTVSELLAAEGRDVSDLRQIVMHLGNGASASAVLGDRAVETSMGLTPLEGLVMGTRTGDIDPTIYLHLHRRAGLDAPAIDDILNKRSGMQGMCGMSDFRDITKAVEAGDEAAILATDVYVHRLRKYLGSYTFVLGGLDVLTFTAGIGENVPMVRERLLTGLEDLGIEIDLAANAARAEGPRVISTPASRTLVMIVPTNEELSIAQQADAVARGEG encoded by the coding sequence ATGGCTGATCCCACCGCCTCCCGCATCCTCGTCATCAACTCCGGCTCGTCCTCGTTGAAGTTCCAGCTGCTCTCCCCCGGGGACGGCGTCGTCCACGCCTCCGGGATCGTCGAGCGCGTGGGACAGGAGAACGGCACCGCCAAGATCGCGGCCGACGGGAAGGAGTCGACCTTCGAGGGTCCCGTCGCGGACCACAAGGCGGCGATGACCATCGTCGAGACGCTCTTCGGGGAGGTGGGCCTCTCGCTGACCGACGGCAGCATCCGCGCCGTCGGGCACCGGGTGGTCCAGGGCGGGGCGCGGTACTCCGAGCCGGTCCTCATCGACGAGCAGGTGCGCTGGGACATCCATGACCTGGGCAAGCTCGCCCCGCTGCACAACTATGCGGCGGTGGACGGGATCGACGGCGCGATGGCTCTGCTGCCGGACGTCCCCCACATCGCCGTCTTCGACACGGCGTTCTTCACCGGCCTGCCCGAGGCCGCGGCGACCTACGCGCTGAACCGCGAGATCGCGACCGAGTACCGGGTGCGCCGCTACGGCGCCCACGGCACCAGCCACCAGTACGTCTCCCGCACCGTCTCCGAGCTCCTGGCCGCCGAGGGCAGGGACGTGAGCGACCTGCGGCAGATCGTGATGCACCTGGGCAACGGCGCCTCCGCCTCCGCTGTGCTCGGGGACCGGGCGGTGGAGACCTCGATGGGGCTGACGCCGCTCGAGGGGCTCGTGATGGGCACCCGCACCGGGGACATCGACCCCACGATCTACCTCCACCTGCACCGACGCGCCGGTCTCGACGCCCCCGCGATCGACGACATCCTCAACAAGCGCTCGGGGATGCAGGGCATGTGCGGGATGAGCGACTTCCGCGACATCACCAAGGCCGTCGAGGCCGGCGACGAGGCCGCCATCCTCGCCACCGACGTGTACGTGCATCGGCTGCGCAAGTACCTGGGCTCCTACACCTTCGTGCTCGGCGGTCTGGACGTGCTCACCTTCACCGCCGGGATCGGCGAGAACGTTCCGATGGTCCGCGAGCGCCTGCTCACGGGCCTCGAGGATCTGGGCATCGAGATCGACCTCGCAGCGAACGCGGCCCGTGCGGAGGGACCCCGGGTCATCTCCACCCCGGCCTCGCGGACGCTCGTGATGATCGTGCCCACGAACGAGGAGCTGTCGATCGCGCAGCAGGCCGACGCCGTCGCCCGCGGCGAGGGCTGA
- a CDS encoding SURF1 family protein translates to MLRVALRPRFLGMLALMVAATVVCGLLATWQWDRAHQAITSHAAGPEQLGDIRGVLEVGDPVTNALSGQDVTATGSYAPGEQVLVPSRNIGGTPAVLVVSSLMVDLEDGSRARLPVARGWLPEADVTGADGQIDPDLAPSAPQGEIEISGRLEASESATGGVEGGVASEIATPLLVNEWGSPMFAGYVSVSDPSGPLRPLPAAESDFSRGLNWQNIGYSFQWVLFGGFFLYLWWRSVRATHLDEVADRRRAMQDLLGDDEPDAGDPAGTIPSSAVAATTAPSSDKDV, encoded by the coding sequence ATGCTCCGCGTCGCCCTCCGTCCCCGCTTCCTGGGGATGCTCGCCCTGATGGTGGCGGCGACCGTCGTGTGCGGCCTGCTCGCCACCTGGCAGTGGGACCGTGCGCATCAGGCGATCACCAGCCATGCGGCCGGGCCCGAGCAGCTCGGCGACATCCGCGGCGTGCTGGAGGTCGGCGATCCCGTGACCAACGCGCTCTCCGGCCAGGACGTCACCGCCACGGGCAGCTATGCGCCGGGTGAGCAGGTCCTCGTGCCCAGCCGGAACATCGGCGGCACCCCGGCGGTGCTCGTGGTCTCCTCGCTCATGGTCGACCTGGAGGACGGCTCCCGGGCCCGGCTGCCCGTGGCCCGGGGCTGGCTGCCCGAAGCGGACGTCACCGGCGCCGACGGGCAGATCGACCCGGACCTCGCCCCCTCCGCCCCGCAGGGCGAGATCGAGATCTCCGGCCGGCTGGAGGCCAGCGAATCCGCCACCGGCGGCGTCGAAGGGGGAGTGGCGAGCGAGATCGCGACCCCGCTCCTGGTCAACGAATGGGGATCACCCATGTTCGCCGGCTACGTCTCCGTCTCGGACCCCTCCGGCCCGCTGCGACCGCTGCCGGCGGCGGAGTCCGACTTCTCCCGTGGGCTGAACTGGCAGAACATCGGCTACTCCTTCCAGTGGGTCCTGTTCGGCGGCTTCTTCCTCTACCTGTGGTGGCGCTCCGTGCGGGCGACGCACCTCGACGAGGTCGCCGACCGCCGCCGAGCCATGCAGGACCTGCTCGGCGACGACGAGCCCGACGCCGGCGACCCCGCCGGCACCATCCCTTCCTCGGCCGTCGCCGCGACGACCGCCCCCTCCTCCGACAAGGACGTGTGA
- the pta gene encoding phosphate acetyltransferase, whose amino-acid sequence MLGTVSKSVYIASPEGMTGKSMVAFGLLEALASRSDRVGVFRPVVQSGRSRDYAVDLLTSHPAVEQSYEDAIGVEHELMLSDPDAAHERILARHRELAERYGVLVVLGSDYDDLANPAELSFNAEVAANMGAPVVIVLSGLDRSPDQIAALAAVSMSEFGGHHALPIAVVVNRADADCLDAVRDAVAARVPEALVAAIPENPVILAPTVQELKDAVGGTLLQGNPEWLDRVAVGTVIAAMSLPNVLSRLTENCTVIAPGDRYDLLPGLVMAQQSGTFPALSSILLTGGYDVPEEVGRLISGVRQDLPILTTDLSTFDTAVRVSTSRGRLDVASPQKMDAARRAVAEHLPIPELLTSLEVSRSEVVTPMMFEFELLARARGAKKTIVLPEGDEPRIIAAAEAILARGVAELILLGDENEIRALAAQLGHDISEARIVSPHHEEHVERYAAEYARLRAKKGVTLEQAREKVQDVSYFGTMMVQMGEADGMVSGATHSTAHTIRPSFEIIKTKPGAKIVSSVFLMALEDRVLVYGDCAVNPDPTAEQLADIAVQSAATAAQFGVEPRIAMLSYSTGTSGSGADVDKVREATALVRQEDPELDVEGPIQYDAAVDASVAKTKLPDSSVAGRATVFVFPDLNTGNNTYKAVQRSAGAIAIGPVLQGLNKPVNDLSRGALVDDIINTVVITAIQAQAQAPSPTVG is encoded by the coding sequence ATGCTGGGGACCGTGTCCAAGAGTGTCTACATCGCCAGCCCGGAGGGGATGACCGGCAAGTCGATGGTGGCCTTCGGCCTCCTCGAAGCCCTCGCCTCCCGATCCGACCGTGTCGGGGTGTTCCGCCCCGTGGTCCAGTCCGGCCGATCGCGCGACTACGCCGTCGACCTCCTCACCAGCCATCCGGCGGTGGAGCAGTCCTATGAGGACGCGATCGGGGTGGAGCACGAGCTGATGCTCTCCGACCCCGATGCCGCGCACGAGCGGATCCTCGCCCGCCACCGCGAGCTCGCCGAGCGCTATGGCGTGCTGGTGGTCCTCGGCTCGGACTACGACGACCTCGCCAACCCCGCCGAGCTGTCCTTCAACGCGGAGGTCGCGGCCAACATGGGCGCGCCCGTGGTGATCGTGCTCTCCGGCCTGGACCGCAGCCCGGACCAGATCGCCGCCCTCGCGGCGGTGTCGATGAGCGAGTTCGGCGGGCACCACGCCCTGCCGATCGCCGTGGTGGTCAACCGCGCCGACGCGGACTGCCTGGACGCCGTCCGCGACGCGGTCGCGGCGAGGGTCCCCGAGGCGCTCGTCGCCGCGATCCCCGAGAACCCGGTGATCCTCGCCCCCACGGTGCAGGAGCTCAAGGACGCCGTGGGAGGCACCCTCCTGCAGGGCAACCCCGAGTGGCTGGACCGCGTCGCCGTGGGCACCGTCATCGCGGCGATGAGCCTGCCCAACGTGCTCAGCCGGCTCACCGAGAACTGCACGGTGATCGCTCCCGGCGACCGCTACGACCTGCTGCCCGGGCTGGTCATGGCGCAGCAGTCCGGCACCTTCCCCGCCCTCTCCTCGATCCTGCTCACCGGCGGCTACGACGTCCCCGAGGAGGTGGGCCGCCTGATCTCCGGCGTCCGCCAGGACCTGCCGATCCTCACCACCGATCTGTCCACCTTCGACACCGCCGTGAGGGTCTCCACCTCCCGGGGGCGGCTGGACGTCGCGAGCCCGCAGAAGATGGACGCCGCCCGCCGCGCCGTCGCCGAGCACCTGCCGATCCCGGAGCTCCTGACCTCTCTCGAGGTGAGCCGCAGCGAGGTCGTCACGCCGATGATGTTCGAGTTCGAGCTGCTGGCCCGCGCACGCGGCGCGAAGAAGACGATCGTGCTCCCGGAGGGGGACGAGCCGCGGATCATCGCGGCTGCCGAGGCGATCCTCGCCCGCGGCGTCGCCGAGCTGATCCTGCTCGGTGACGAGAACGAGATCCGTGCTCTGGCCGCCCAGCTGGGCCACGACATCTCCGAGGCGCGCATCGTCTCCCCGCACCACGAGGAGCACGTCGAGCGCTACGCCGCCGAGTACGCGCGGCTGCGCGCGAAGAAGGGCGTCACCCTCGAGCAGGCCCGCGAGAAGGTCCAGGACGTCTCCTACTTCGGCACCATGATGGTGCAGATGGGCGAGGCCGACGGGATGGTCTCCGGCGCGACCCACTCCACCGCCCACACCATCCGTCCCTCCTTCGAGATCATCAAGACCAAGCCGGGGGCGAAGATCGTCTCCTCGGTGTTCCTGATGGCCCTCGAGGACCGGGTGCTGGTCTACGGCGACTGCGCCGTGAACCCGGATCCGACCGCCGAGCAGCTCGCGGACATCGCCGTGCAGTCCGCGGCCACGGCCGCACAGTTCGGGGTCGAGCCGCGCATCGCGATGCTCTCCTACTCCACCGGCACCTCCGGCAGCGGCGCAGACGTCGACAAGGTCCGCGAGGCGACGGCCCTGGTGCGCCAGGAGGATCCCGAGCTCGACGTCGAGGGACCGATCCAGTACGACGCCGCCGTGGACGCATCGGTGGCGAAGACCAAGCTGCCGGACTCCTCCGTGGCCGGCCGGGCGACGGTCTTCGTCTTCCCGGATCTGAACACCGGCAACAACACCTACAAGGCCGTCCAGCGCTCCGCCGGCGCGATCGCGATCGGTCCGGTCCTGCAGGGGCTGAACAAGCCGGTCAACGACCTCTCCCGGGGCGCCCTCGTGGACGACATCATCAACACCGTGGTGATCACGGCGATCCAGGCGCAGGCGCAGGCGCCCTCCCCCACCGTCGGCTGA